A window of Terriglobia bacterium genomic DNA:
CGAGCTTTTGCGGAGGGTAAGCGTCCTTCCGCCCGTCGGGAGGAGACCTTTGCGGCGGACCGCCCTGTGGGTTTTTGACGTTGGACAGGTCGGGTGCTCTTTCCCGTCTTCTTCTTGACACTCCGTTGTCTTGTTCCTTTTGCCATACTAAACCTCTTTTGAGTGGTGTAGGTCGTTGGTGTTTCCAGGTGGTGCACTGATGGCTTGAGAAGCGACCCTATTCATTGACAAAGGAGAAACCACGGTCGCCCAACCTGTGGTCAAAGACTATCTGAGGGAACCGATGGGTAGCTTTTTAAAGCTTTCGACTGACGTTTCCTCTTATAGCAAACCTTCCGAGCGAAAGTCAAGGTGACGGGGTTCGGTCCCGAAAGATTGACAATTGGTCCGGGCTGCGATAAGTTTAGATTTTGTCATTCTTGCGATCCTGAAATGGAAATGGAAGGACGCCGGAGAAGGCAGGTCTACGAACCGAATGAATCTACTTAGAGAGGTTGTGGACGCGTCGGTCGCTCTCGTCAAGGGTTACGGGATGACTCTCAGACATGTGTTTCGACCTGCGATTACCGAGAATTATCCCGATGTGGCGCCGAAATTTGAAGAGCGCTACCGCGGGATACATGAACTTCAACGGGATGAAAATGGACTGGAAAAATGCGTGGCTTGCTTTCTATGTTCAGCCGCCTGCCCCGCCAACGCCATCTACATCGAGGCCGCCGAGAATACGGAGAAGGAAAGGTTTAGCCAGGCTGAGCGTTACGCCAAGGTTTACAACATTGACTACGGTCGATGCATTTTTTGCGGGTTTTGCGTGGAGGCCTGCCCAACGGACGCCATTACTCACGGTCACAAATTTGAATTTGCCATATACGATACGAAGGACTTGATCTACACGAAAGATATGTTGCTTGTTCCCAACCCGACGGAGGAGAAAGTCAAGAAGGCGGGCGAGAAAGCAGCCTGAAGTCTTGAAAAGGGACCCCCGCATGAAATCGGTGGGGGACGGGCAGGGGAGAGAGTTCCCTGCAGTATCTTCCTCGAATAGAACCGGCGCCAGGATCAATGACCAATCCTGGCGCCATTTCATTTGGGAGTCCCTGGTTCCCCTCCCAACGGGGAATGGACAGCCTATCCGGCCCCGCCTCTGCTTCAAGAAAGCCTGTGTAATCAATCTGCTCATTTCTGCAATCTTCTAGCCACCCCCTTCACCGCCCTCACTCTCCAAGAGGGTTGTGACCTCATTGACAGCAATGAGCCAATTCTTC
This region includes:
- the nuoI gene encoding NADH-quinone oxidoreductase subunit NuoI; amino-acid sequence: MNLLREVVDASVALVKGYGMTLRHVFRPAITENYPDVAPKFEERYRGIHELQRDENGLEKCVACFLCSAACPANAIYIEAAENTEKERFSQAERYAKVYNIDYGRCIFCGFCVEACPTDAITHGHKFEFAIYDTKDLIYTKDMLLVPNPTEEKVKKAGEKAA